The following proteins are encoded in a genomic region of Cystobacter fuscus DSM 2262:
- a CDS encoding HEAT repeat domain-containing protein yields MNPRKALVVGIPLALLSLLALWTGLGSPTPAQDSSSSPAPFRLHVPTGQRWTYRLDYEAQTQVQLAGPQKDQALAGGLHLVGDLVLRGQGTRGGSWLVGLRLENLQRHSLRVFGQEVLPDTAAVEAVFGGREAVLELSEEGLVQAVSFREEDPSLFKNTVQTLVGELQVVVKDGAAWTVEEGTSRGRALTEYERLGEDASGVRLLKRRTRYTELRGLGQDGRVRLASRFEVSLAHEGLWERLVGQETVERLGVNGEPTASTQVRVSLVRGSHGHVEREDSARTAANQRLAPGVLVVDPKVRAQMLTQQVDGMTAERLFALLELHANGGVLPDHNHFLLQATGLLEQHPELCAKMVELFQRPSLDTRGRALVLDLLAGTGTPEAQAALVQALSTKEARGDARYHMLLSRLSLVSEPTVDTVRFAERTYGATQGDLHVSSAYALGATAGALYRQEQSLEALAAVRRLASDLGEARTPSEQSHLLLGLGNAGIAEQTPLIARHAGSSSAEVRRAAAKALRKIQTPEAASTLMSLVADAEAPVQAAAMDSLGRRPLDSDTLVRLRDVALAGGMKTENYHPLVSLVAPYLQTEPTVRDLLEFLLTQDVPDRQIRSRIRGLLET; encoded by the coding sequence ATGAACCCGCGCAAGGCGCTCGTCGTCGGCATCCCGCTGGCGCTGCTCTCCCTCCTCGCCCTCTGGACGGGTCTGGGCTCGCCCACTCCCGCCCAGGACTCCTCCTCTTCCCCCGCGCCCTTCCGCCTCCACGTTCCCACCGGACAGCGCTGGACATACCGACTGGACTATGAGGCCCAGACCCAGGTCCAGCTCGCCGGGCCCCAGAAGGATCAGGCGCTGGCCGGAGGACTCCACCTCGTGGGGGACCTGGTCCTCCGCGGTCAGGGGACACGCGGCGGCTCGTGGCTCGTGGGTCTGAGGCTGGAGAACCTCCAGCGGCACTCGCTGCGGGTCTTCGGCCAGGAGGTCCTCCCGGACACGGCCGCCGTGGAGGCGGTGTTCGGCGGACGCGAGGCGGTGCTGGAGCTCAGCGAGGAGGGCCTCGTCCAGGCCGTCTCCTTCCGGGAGGAGGACCCCTCGCTCTTCAAGAACACCGTGCAGACCCTGGTGGGAGAGCTCCAGGTGGTGGTGAAGGACGGCGCCGCGTGGACGGTGGAGGAGGGCACCTCGCGGGGCCGCGCCCTGACGGAGTACGAGCGGCTGGGAGAGGACGCGTCGGGGGTGCGGCTGCTCAAGCGGCGCACGCGGTACACGGAGCTCCGGGGCCTGGGGCAAGACGGACGCGTGCGGCTCGCCTCGCGCTTCGAGGTATCCCTGGCCCACGAGGGCCTCTGGGAGCGGCTCGTGGGCCAGGAGACCGTGGAGCGCCTGGGCGTGAACGGTGAGCCCACGGCCTCCACCCAGGTCCGGGTGAGCCTGGTGCGCGGGTCCCACGGCCATGTCGAGCGGGAGGACTCCGCGCGGACGGCCGCGAACCAGCGGCTGGCGCCAGGCGTCCTGGTGGTGGACCCCAAGGTACGGGCGCAGATGCTGACCCAGCAGGTGGATGGCATGACGGCCGAGCGGCTCTTCGCCCTGCTCGAGCTCCACGCCAACGGGGGCGTCCTGCCGGATCACAACCACTTCCTGCTCCAGGCCACGGGACTGCTGGAGCAGCACCCCGAGCTGTGCGCGAAGATGGTGGAGCTGTTCCAGCGACCCTCGCTGGACACCCGGGGCCGCGCGTTGGTGTTGGATCTGCTCGCCGGCACGGGCACGCCCGAAGCCCAGGCCGCGCTCGTCCAGGCGCTCTCCACGAAGGAGGCGCGGGGCGACGCGCGCTATCACATGCTGCTCAGCCGCCTGTCCCTGGTGAGCGAGCCCACCGTGGACACGGTGCGCTTCGCGGAGCGGACCTACGGGGCGACCCAGGGAGACCTCCATGTGTCGAGCGCCTACGCGCTGGGCGCGACCGCTGGAGCGCTCTACCGTCAGGAGCAGTCCCTCGAGGCCCTCGCCGCGGTACGGCGTCTGGCCTCGGACCTGGGCGAGGCCCGGACGCCCTCGGAGCAGAGCCACCTGCTGCTCGGACTGGGCAACGCGGGAATCGCCGAGCAGACCCCGCTCATCGCCCGCCATGCCGGCTCGTCCAGCGCCGAGGTGCGACGCGCCGCGGCCAAGGCGCTGCGGAAGATCCAGACGCCCGAAGCGGCCAGCACCCTGATGTCCCTGGTGGCGGACGCGGAGGCTCCCGTCCAGGCCGCGGCGATGGACTCGCTGGGCCGGCGTCCCCTGGACTCGGACACCCTCGTGCGGCTGCGTGATGTGGCCCTGGCCGGCGGAATGAAGACCGAGAATTATCATCCGCTCGTGTCTTTGGTGGCGCCCTACCTGCAAACCGAGCCGACCGTGCGAGATCTGCTGGAGTTCCTGCTGACCCAGGACGTACCGGACCGACAGATCCGCTCACGCATCCGCGGCCTGCTGGAGACCTGA